The genomic segment AGATTCTGTTTAGTAAACTATAATTTTTGCCGTCATTGCGAGGATTGCTTCAATTTGTGGCAATATCTTCTGCGGAGACAGAAATTTTCTTAGTGAATTTCTTCTTAAAAAATTCGTAAACAGTGATTGCAAATAAAAACTGAAACAAGAAATACATTAAGTTTTCAACAGGTATACTCTTTATTTGCAAGCCCATTCTTTCCTTTTCATTATACATAACTATAGGCAACGAGGTTAGTACCCAATAGGTAATAAGGACTGGCACTAGCATTAGCAAGTAAGACATATAGAAACGGCCCATATAACGCCAGTGTGAACGAAATACAAATTTATGCTGAATCAATAAAAATGCTGCACAGGCACAGGTAATACCTGTATATAATTTTGTATAATATAGATAAAACATCCATCCAAATAATATAGAAAGCGTTATACTTATACCAATGGAATAATGGGCTAGATAATCTCGTTTGATAAATATATAGGTGCATTCATATACAAACACACTGGCAAATAAGATGGATACAAAAAATAGATGTTCTTCTATAGGTATGCTATAAAAAAATACACCAGTTATATATTCACTATTAAAATGCCACACACCCCATTCTATAAAAAAATGATCCCATACCAACATAAATAAATATACGACGATAATAGATGGGAATAGGAATTTCCATTTGCTAGTAAAAGCAATTTTTTTATGAAAACTAAAAGCCAAGCAAGGCAATAATAATATTAAATCGATGAACCAGTAGCTGAGCATAGGTGAAGCTTAAATTTAAACGACACTGCAAACATAGTCCATTACTAAGCTTTGCTGCACTTGATTATTTTTCGT from the Bacteroidota bacterium genome contains:
- a CDS encoding lycopene cyclase domain-containing protein, whose protein sequence is MLSYWFIDLILLLPCLAFSFHKKIAFTSKWKFLFPSIIVVYLFMLVWDHFFIEWGVWHFNSEYITGVFFYSIPIEEHLFFVSILFASVFVYECTYIFIKRDYLAHYSIGISITLSILFGWMFYLYYTKLYTGITCACAAFLLIQHKFVFRSHWRYMGRFYMSYLLMLVPVLITYWVLTSLPIVMYNEKERMGLQIKSIPVENLMYFLFQFLFAITVYEFFKKKFTKKISVSAEDIATN